The Flavobacteriales bacterium DNA window AAAGCCGACAAAGAGCGGGTGTGGCTCGGCCACCGTGCTCTTGTACTCCGGATGGAATTGTACGCCTACAAACCAGGGATGGTCTTCCAGTTCGATGATCTCCACGAGTTCTGAATCCGGATTGATCCCGGTCATCTTCATCCCGGCAGTTTCCAATTGCTCTTGGTATTCATTGTTGAACTCGTAGCGATGGCGATGCCGCTCGCTGATCAAGGATTCTCCATAACAATCATGCGCGATACTGTCCTCTACCAATCGGCAATCATACGCGCCTAGTCGCATGGTCCCCCCTTTATCGGTGATGGCCTTCTGCTGCTCCATGAGGTCGATGACCGGGTAAGGAGTCGACTCGTTCATCTCGGTGGAGTGTGCTTCTTCCCAGCCCATTACATTGCGGGCGAATTCGATGACGGCACATTGCATGCCTAGGCAGATTCCTAGGAAAGGAATTCCGTTCTGACGTGCATGCTTGATGGCCCGTATCTTTCCTTCTATTCCTCTTCCACCGAATCCGGGTGCCACGAGTATGCCGTCCAGTTTGGAAATGCGCTCGGCCACATTGTTATCTTCAATGCTCTCACTGTGGATCCAGTCTATCTTCACCTTGACTCCACAAGAAGCCCCGGCATGGATGAAGGATTCAGCAATACTCTTGTAGCTGTCTTTCAACTCGACATACTTTCCGATCAGACCGATACGTACGGATTCCTTGGGGCTCTTCAGCCTCCAGATGAAGTCATTCCAGTCGCGCAAAGTGAGCTCATCGGAGTAGTCCATCCCCATTTTGGTGAGCACCACTGTGTCCAGTTTCTCCTTGTACATCAATTCTGGTACATCATAGATGGTCTCCGCATCGATGGATTCGATAACGGCATCTTCCGAGACATTGCAGAATCGAGCGATCTTATCCCTGATCTCCTGGTTCAGCGGATGTTCGGTACGGCACACGAGGATATCGGGTTGCACTCCGAGTTCCAGCAGTTGCTTGACCGAGTGTTGGGTGGGCTTGGTCTTCAGTTCTCCAGCAGCAGCGAGGTAGGGCACCAATGTCAGGTGGACTACGATGGCCCTCTCTCTGAGTTCCCATTTGAGCTGACGCACAGCCTCTACATAGGGCAGCGACTCGATATCGCCTACCGTACCACCGATCTCTGTGATGACGAAATCATAGTCACCTACTTTCCCGAGTTTTTGGACACAGCGCTTGATCTCATCGGTTATGTGAGGGATGACCTGGACCGTTTTGCCCAAGTAGTCTCCTTTTCGTTCTCTATCGATCACATTCTGATAGATGCGTCCGGTAGTGATATTGTTGGCTTGAGAGGTGCGCTCGTTCAAGAATCGTTCGTAGTGCCCCAGATCGAGGTCGGTCTCTGCTCCATCATCCGTCACGAAACACTCTCCGTGTTCGTAGGGATTCAGAGTACCTGGATCGATATTGATGTAGGGGTCGAGCTTCTGAATAGTGACCGAATGACCTCTGGCCTGAAGGAGTTTGGCCAGTGAGGCAGAGATGATTCCCTTACCCAATGAGGACGTCACTCCACCGGTGACGAATATGTATTTGGTCTTGTCGGACATGCCCGTATTGCTACGGGATACAAAGTTAACGGTATTTATGGCTCACGACCAATAAG harbors:
- a CDS encoding CTP synthase; translated protein: MSDKTKYIFVTGGVTSSLGKGIISASLAKLLQARGHSVTIQKLDPYINIDPGTLNPYEHGECFVTDDGAETDLDLGHYERFLNERTSQANNITTGRIYQNVIDRERKGDYLGKTVQVIPHITDEIKRCVQKLGKVGDYDFVITEIGGTVGDIESLPYVEAVRQLKWELRERAIVVHLTLVPYLAAAGELKTKPTQHSVKQLLELGVQPDILVCRTEHPLNQEIRDKIARFCNVSEDAVIESIDAETIYDVPELMYKEKLDTVVLTKMGMDYSDELTLRDWNDFIWRLKSPKESVRIGLIGKYVELKDSYKSIAESFIHAGASCGVKVKIDWIHSESIEDNNVAERISKLDGILVAPGFGGRGIEGKIRAIKHARQNGIPFLGICLGMQCAVIEFARNVMGWEEAHSTEMNESTPYPVIDLMEQQKAITDKGGTMRLGAYDCRLVEDSIAHDCYGESLISERHRHRYEFNNEYQEQLETAGMKMTGINPDSELVEIIELEDHPWFVGVQFHPEYKSTVAEPHPLFVGFVQAAKRKAGIHVEEERLVNS